TACTAGGGTGGAGCGCGGCACTGGCTCTGGCTTCATTATCAAAGCGGATGGCTTAGTGTTAACCAATGCTCACGTGGTTGATGGGGCAGATACTGTAAGTGTGGCATTAAAGGATGGCCGCACCTTTAGTGGCAAGGTTCTGGGTCAAGACCCAGTTACCGACGTGGCAGTAATCAAGATTCAGGCCAACAATTTACCAACGGTTCAGCTGGGTAATTCTGAGCAAATTAGACCTGGTGAATGGGCGATCGCGATCGGCAATCCCCTTGGACTAGACAACACTGTAACAGCAGGCATTATCAGTGCGACGGGGCGGACTAGCTCTCAGGTGGGCGTTCCAGATAAGCGAGTTGGCTTTATTCAAACTGATGCCGCGATTAACCCTGGTAACTCTGGCGGGCCGTTGCTCAATCAGCAAGGTCAAGTGATTGGCATGAACACCGCTATTATTGGTGGGGCACAAGGCTTAGGATTTGCGATCCCCATCAATACAGCTCAGCGGATTGCTGACCAGCTAGTGGCTAAGGGAAGCGTAGACCATCCCTTCTTAGGGATTCAAATGGCGACTCTAACCCCAGAGCTGAGAAAGACGCTCAACAGCGATCCCAATAGCGATATTCAGGTGCAAGAGGATCAAGGCATCTTAGTAGCAAGAGTAATGCGTAATTCTCCAGCCGCTAAAGCAGGTCTGCGGATGGGAGATGTGATTCGCAAAGTGGATGGTAGACCTGTGACCTCAGCAGATGAAATTCAACAGGCAGTAGAAAACAGTTCTGTTGGAGGCACGCTGCGTTTAGAATTGCGTCGAAACGGCCAAACTCTAAACTTGGCAGTGCAACCTGGCCCCTTTCCAACTCAAACCGCCCAGAGTGAATAATTTCCTTGGTCTTCGTCCTTAAACTCTTAGCCTTGCTAGATTGAAAATATCAATGCAAGGCTTTTTTGTGACTGTTTACAATTCTCCAATTATGACCCAAGCGAGAGCGATCGCTCAAATAGGAAATCCTGTACTCCGACAGCAAGCTCAAGCAGTTCGGGAAGTTCATAATCAGCATTTTCAGCAACTGATTGATGATCTGATTCTGACTGCAAAAGATTCAAATGGGGTGGGAATTGCAGCTCCACAAGTTTCAGCTTCTTGCCGTTTATTTATCGTGGCTTCTCGTCCCAACATTCGCTATCCTCAGGCTCCTACAATGGAGCCGACCGCAATGATTAACCCCCGCATTTTGGCCCATACCGACGACATGGTAAAAGGATGGGAAGGCTGTTTGAGTGTTCCAGATGTTCGAGGATTAGTTCCTAGATACAAAACAATTACAGTTGAGTATTGCGATCGCACAGGGCAACTACAACAGCAGGAACTAACTGATTTTGTGGCTCGTATTTTTCAACACGAATTGGACCATCTAGATGGTATTCTTTTCCCCGATCGCGTTGAGAGTGAACAAGATCTTTTCACAGAGGCAGAATATCAGAAACTCATAACTGAAGGGATAAAAGGGTAGATCAATATCCACCCTATCTTGACGAAAATAATTGCCTACATTCGCTCTAGGACCGAAATTCCTAATAGCGACAAGCCAAGTTTTAATGTTTTTGCAGTCAAGTCACATAAGGCTAACCGAGAGGTTCTCGATGGCTCCTCTGCCTTCAAAACATCACAGTTTTCATAGAATTGATTGAATTTTTGACTCAATTCGTACAGGTACTGGCAAAGACGATTAGTCAATAAGTCTTGCTCCACCATTGCCAACACCTCGCCTAATTGCAACAAATGCTTAGCTAAGACTAGCTCAAAATCAGACTGCAACAGGAGTTCAGCATCTGACCCCAAGCTCTGAAAGTTAATGCCTCCCTTACGGCTAATACTTTGAATTCGAGCGTAAGCGTACAGCATGTAAGGGGCCGTATTACCCTTTAGATCCAACATTTTATTGAAGCTAAAGATATAGTTGCTGTTGCGGTTTTGGCTTAAGTCAGCATACTTAACTGCGCTAATCCCAACAACTTCAGCCACATGAGCCTTAAACTCTTCCGTTTCCTCTCGTTCTTCTTCTTGTAGCCGAGTTTCTGAATCTGCGCGAGCCCGCACGATCGCCTCATCCAGTAAATCTTTTAAGCGGATAGTATCTCCAGAGCGAGTTTTCAGCCGTTTACCATCCTCGCCCTGCACTAAACCAAACGGTACATGAACGACTTCTACAGTTTCAGGAATCCAGCCCGCTCGCTGAGCCACTTGGAAAAACTGAGCAAAGTGATTCGACTGCCCCGCATCTGTTACATAAATAATGCGATCGGCTCCGTCTTGTTGAATCCGATAGCGCAGAGCGGCTAAATCAGTCGTGGCGTAGTTATAACCCCCATCCGATTTCTGCACAATCAGCGGCAATGGTTGTCCATCTTTATTCGTGAAACCTTTTAGAAAGACGCACTTTGCTCCTTGGTCTTCCACCAAAAGCCCTAACTTATCTAAGTCTTCAACCACTGCTGCCAGTAAGGGATTGTAAAAAGATTCTCCCCGCTCAGTCAGGTGGATATCTAGGCGATCGTAAATCGTCTGGAATTCCCGCCGAGACTGCTCACACAACAATTGCCAAGCCCGGACTGAGTCTTCTGCCCCAGCTTGCAACCGCACCACTTCTTGCCGAGAGGCTTCCTTAAAGGCTTCATCCTCATCAAAACGCTGTTTGGCTCGTTTATAGAATGTAACCAAATCACCTAATTCCAAGGCATTGGAAGTTGTTAGAGCTTCTGGACAGGCTTCTCTTAAGTAGGTAATCAACATGCCGAACTGAGTGCCCCAATCGCCTACATGATTGAGCCGTAGCACATCATGCCCACGAAATTCTAAAGTGCGGGCAACAGAGTCTCCAATAATTGTGGAACGCAAGTGCCCCACATGCATTTCTTTGGCAATGTTAGGGCTAGAAAAATCAACCACTACCTTTTGAGGCTGCTTCACTGGCTCAATTCCTAGCCGCTCTCCCGCCTGCATCGATCGCAATTGAGCGGCTAAATACTCTGGCTTGAGTGTCAAGTTAATAAAACCAGGTCCAGCAATGATGGGAGGAGCACAGAAATCAGAAACATTCAGCTGTTGAACGATTTGCTCTGCGATCGCGCGGGGTGGCTGTCCCAACTTCTTTGTCAAGGAAAGGGGTGCATTAGATTGGTAATCACCAAACTTAGGATTACTCGCAGGCACCAATATTGGGTCTGTTCCAGCTAACTCAGCCCCAAAAGCAGCAACAAAGGCTTGGCTAAACCGAGCTTTGAGTTGTTCAATCGTAGAGCTCATAACAAAAAAATTAGAAGTGCTCAAGGCAAGACTACAAACGTATCGCTAGTGGCTAGCAATTATCAACCTCTAGCTTCATACTGAGGTCTAACCAATGCGATCGCGTAATGGGAGCGCTAGTAGAAATGTAGTCTACGCCTGTTTCGGCCACCGCTCTAATGGTTGTCAGCGTAATATTGCCTGAAGCTTCAATCTTAATCCGCTCATTTTTCTGCCGAATTAAATCCACTGCTTGCCGCATGATTTCCAAGGGCATATTGTCCAACATAATGATGTCGGCCCCGAATTTCAGTGCTGCCTCAACCTGAGCCAAGGTTTCGGTTTCTACCTCAATCGTTAATGGATAAGGAACTCTAGCTCG
The sequence above is a segment of the Trichocoleus desertorum ATA4-8-CV12 genome. Coding sequences within it:
- a CDS encoding trypsin-like peptidase domain-containing protein encodes the protein MATPATPKNSAASPAAWAKPATYLVPLMVGAGLMFAGDRWLASKPSLAQQAVAPTTVAQIPTLPITAGSNFIATAVERVGPAVVRIDSSRTVTRRTPAIFNDPFFRQFFGAEIPSGPSTRVERGTGSGFIIKADGLVLTNAHVVDGADTVSVALKDGRTFSGKVLGQDPVTDVAVIKIQANNLPTVQLGNSEQIRPGEWAIAIGNPLGLDNTVTAGIISATGRTSSQVGVPDKRVGFIQTDAAINPGNSGGPLLNQQGQVIGMNTAIIGGAQGLGFAIPINTAQRIADQLVAKGSVDHPFLGIQMATLTPELRKTLNSDPNSDIQVQEDQGILVARVMRNSPAAKAGLRMGDVIRKVDGRPVTSADEIQQAVENSSVGGTLRLELRRNGQTLNLAVQPGPFPTQTAQSE
- the def gene encoding peptide deformylase, translated to MTQARAIAQIGNPVLRQQAQAVREVHNQHFQQLIDDLILTAKDSNGVGIAAPQVSASCRLFIVASRPNIRYPQAPTMEPTAMINPRILAHTDDMVKGWEGCLSVPDVRGLVPRYKTITVEYCDRTGQLQQQELTDFVARIFQHELDHLDGILFPDRVESEQDLFTEAEYQKLITEGIKG
- the argS gene encoding arginine--tRNA ligase, with translation MSSTIEQLKARFSQAFVAAFGAELAGTDPILVPASNPKFGDYQSNAPLSLTKKLGQPPRAIAEQIVQQLNVSDFCAPPIIAGPGFINLTLKPEYLAAQLRSMQAGERLGIEPVKQPQKVVVDFSSPNIAKEMHVGHLRSTIIGDSVARTLEFRGHDVLRLNHVGDWGTQFGMLITYLREACPEALTTSNALELGDLVTFYKRAKQRFDEDEAFKEASRQEVVRLQAGAEDSVRAWQLLCEQSRREFQTIYDRLDIHLTERGESFYNPLLAAVVEDLDKLGLLVEDQGAKCVFLKGFTNKDGQPLPLIVQKSDGGYNYATTDLAALRYRIQQDGADRIIYVTDAGQSNHFAQFFQVAQRAGWIPETVEVVHVPFGLVQGEDGKRLKTRSGDTIRLKDLLDEAIVRARADSETRLQEEEREETEEFKAHVAEVVGISAVKYADLSQNRNSNYIFSFNKMLDLKGNTAPYMLYAYARIQSISRKGGINFQSLGSDAELLLQSDFELVLAKHLLQLGEVLAMVEQDLLTNRLCQYLYELSQKFNQFYENCDVLKAEEPSRTSRLALCDLTAKTLKLGLSLLGISVLERM